acgtCCAGGCTCCTTGGAGCACACCTTTGTCCAGTATAAAAGACTTGTGATAACATGACATGTAGAGAAAAGGGCTGTTACCTTTCATGTAATTCTTAGATCTATGCTTGAGCAAGGTCCATCGTTCTATCCAGTGCTGTTGCATGATATTTGTACTGTGTTAACCCTCCTTTTGGCAGAGAGGGCTTTGTCGTGAACAGTGGTCATGTGGTGGCACTGGTGTTGGAGATACAGCCCAGTTCTGGTTAACAGTAAGTCAGTATGTTGAGTGAGGTAGCATGCGTTGTGAATTACtggtcctcttcctcttcctcctcagacgATTCCTGGGAcgccttttcttctttctcctgtaacaggaggagggagtgggGAGTCAGTCAGGCCTCAACTAAACCCAGAAGGAAAATGCCTCAAGTGCCATCAACACTCAGCAACAATGGCCGCCTGTGATTCACGTCTCGGTCCCGAAGTTTCTACTTAATAACCCCCAAGTACcaacatgaaaaaatataaatgttattatAAATCTCTTTGATAAACCACTGTGGCATGAAGAACACCCATGGGACAGATGAGCCATCTGTAGTGAAGTGATTCATAAGAGCGGTGAGTCACAATGAGGCATcctgcctctgctctcctgcCTTTCCTCACACTCACTGCAGCCCAAGATGTTCATTCATAAAAACGAGAGAGGGATAGTTAGGAGGGTAACTTTAGGTCATCCCTCTCTGTGACTAATTCAGTCCAGACTCCTTCCAGAGTACGCCCTAACCGCCACTCGTGCACATGACACAATATTACTACAAGACCGCAGTTTCTTCTTAGAttaaaacatgctttttttttttgtacaaagtCTGGAAACAAATTATGCAGTCACAAGGAAAATATCGTGCCGTTAGTAACACTGTTAGGAGCACTTTAGGGTGTCATGCAGGTACAGATTTCCTTTAAATACCACTGCCTGGAGACCTTATGCGaccaaataaaaaacacaccagaacCAAAATAGCTGCGAAGAATAAAAATGACTCGTCTGAGGGGAAAGAGGCAGGCAGGGGAATTAGGGAAATGCAATTTCGCCCTGCAGACAGTCATACCAATCATAATTCAATTGGGAGAGGAATGGTATAAACAAATGTGAGCATTGATGCTGCGCCGTTTCTTACCTCCTTCTTAGGTCTTCCTCTGCGCTTTCCCCCTGCagatggagctgctgctgccttctgtGAAAGAAAGCAGGACAGGGTTAAGGGAGCCATGGGCGGGGCACAGCAACGCATTTTGTTGTGATCTTCATGATCTGCTCAGATAAAGCAAAGACTTTTTTGGGGATCAgtgaagggggaaaaaaaaagggaaaaactgGTATTAGCAATCCATATCTCCACAGAGCTCTGCCTCTAGCTGCCTGCAGATGGCAGCAATGCCTCTATAATGAGGCAGATGGAAAGAGGGCATTGGGTTCATTGGCTATTATCTGGAAGGCCGACAGGAACTGCACACAGGGCACTCCAGTTCGCTGGCCACCTGGTCTGAGGCTCAGAGACAGCTGGTGGAACTGAGCGCAGACACAAACTCTCTGCAGCTCGGCCCTCGCTGCTAAACCTATATCATACATGTAcgtgtgtctctctgcctctctctctctctctctcgctcttccctctccctccttttcccaTACATAGCAGTGAAGACAGAGCGcacgggggagctggagggTTGTGGCGAGGGAGAAAATCAGttgttgctatggagacgaCAGGCAGAGAAGAACTAGGGCTGTGTGCTGGGTGGGGGCGGTGGGGTGCTTAGTGTCAGCTTGGAAACAGTCTTGCGGCCTCTGCACCTGCACCGCACTGTGCATgacaagctgcaggaagctggaggacaggaagtacaGAGTGAGcatcactcaaaaaaaaaaagaaaaagaagagaaatgaaagagtAATGCAGTAAACCAAGGTCTTTACAATGGGAAACCCAAGCCAGGCTATTTCCGACACAAGGAGGGGAAGCTGCTACACTGCAGCCAACCGATATATCACAAGTAACAGCAGGACGTCCTTTTAAGAGGATGAGGTTAGCCACCGTTAAAATGCTCATCAACCAAAAGGAATCAAGGGTCAGAAAGGGGAAATGCTAGCGAGATAAGACGGGACAGCAAATGCTGTGTGCAGATTCATTGCGAAGCTGCTCCCGTCTCTCTCTCGGCTCAGGATGCGTGTTAGCCGTTGCTGAAATCCCGACTTGTTGCCATGTAAAAACACGACTGCGAGCAGCATTGACTTACTTTGCCCTTGCCGgctgtcttgtttttgctgccctTCGGCCGTCCTCTGGGCCTCTTTGGAGTCGGGGACCCACTTGGTTCCTGACGATCACAGGCAAAAATCAAGTTAGCTTACAGgtcaccaaaacacacatttatattatattttgcaACACAACACACTCAATGGTCTTTCCGGCACATTCTTATGTGGAGGGTCAGGTTTTTGTGGAAACATAACACCGACATGGACTTGCTTCTACTTATACATGACTCTCATAGACAAAGTTCATTTTTCCAAGGTCGGTGCGACTGGCACGTACGACAGgtggtcagacacacacatgttgtcatggtctGATGTGGAAACTAAAACTGTTGTTTGTCTTCTGAACAGTTCACTTGTGAGTTGTGAGACATCATTGGTTCTCAAATAGTCCTGAGACTAAAACTTGGTTCTTAGGAGACCAGATGTCAAATTGTCCAGCAGCGACGCTGAGGTgcagaaagtgaaaataaaaatctacattCAGGTGATTACAATCATCCcccaaaaacacaagcacaagaCATCTTGTTCATGTGATGATTTGCAGTTGTGTGCCATGCCATGGCAGACTCATCTCCTATTGCATTTCTAGTGTTTACAACCGCAGCTCGTAGCAACCGAGCAATTCAACACTAAAACGCACCGCGCTGAGTGACAGCTATATGAGCCAGTCTGGGCTTCCACTCTGCCATGTCATCCATTACATGACGAGCAGAGGTGGGTCGACGGGGGGTTAAAACCAGTTTAAAGGTGTTTGGTTACGGGTTGCTTACATGCCGGTGAGACACACAGGAAGTCTGTCGTAGACATCTACACTTACACCGATAAAGGGGTGAGCAAATGGTCACAGGGGCCTGCAGCAGCCATGCCATGATTGATGAGGGCTCAGTGGGATAGCAGGGGCTTATGTCATGGATATGCACGAGCACCTCACCTGCAATAACATCCACCTGAGCATTAGCTGGAAGGGATGTGGGCTAAAGGCTTGTTTTGTCTCTGGCTctacacctcctcctcttcatgcATGCAACCCTGTTGTTTAGGTGACCTCAGCATGCCATGCAAACCTgatacacaacaaaaacactcctCTTGCAAGCataaggataaaaaaaaagtgctctaCTTACGTCAGAGGTTTTTACCTGTGGCTGCTTACGGGGTCTTCCAcgccccctcctctctgttgcCTCCTTCTCCTTCGGTGAGACTGTCCCCTTGTCGCTcatgtttgctttgctttttcagACCTGCGGAATAGAAATCACACCGGTCAGACGTGCTGCAAGACGAGGCGTCGagtccactcacacacacacacacacacacacacagaggaaacactaGTGCAATTAAACTGACCGACCTCAGCAACAAACCCAAAAGTGACCGGGCTAACAGCGCACCGGTAACGCGTTTAACTCAATTAATCCGCACTTATTTCCAAGGTCTATTTCTGTCTCATGTGCGCTGCATTACACAGCCGACGGTGCCACACAAACAAGGGATTGACACCAAACCGGCTCCCATGATATCGCTCACTGTAGGCCGCACAAATCTGCACAAGACTGCCGGAGCCGACGCTCCCCTCCCGCACCAACCATGTTTGGAGGCCCGCTTGCCGTAGTTGTTGTGGCCACTGATCGGGCCTGCGCATGAAACTATCCCGCAAGCATGTCTGCACGCCGGGGGCCCTGGACAGAgatccaccaacacacacacgcatacatacatacagacatacatacatacatacattggctggtgtgtgtgtgtgtgtgtgtgtgtgtgtgctcggtGCGGGCTAAACCTTGCCTGCACGGACAGtcgcatttgtgtgtgtgtgtgtgtgctttttttaaagCGCAGAAAAGCGAGCAAGAGCGCGAGGTAATCGGGTTTGCTCTGCGGCGATCACAGCAACAAAAGACGGCTTCTGATCTGAGGCATGCAGCCTCCTCTCTCCGGAGCTCCGGCTctgtaaaaatgcattaaaaaacgCACCTCCGGCTTACCGAGCATGCAAAGTTTCAGCCCGTCGGCGTCCCGTTATTTGCACTCACCTCTATCGCTCGGTTCTAGCTCTGCTCTGAATTTAAGAGCAAATGTTTCCTTTAAGCCTGGCTGGTTGTACCCGGTTAAAAGCCCTGCACCGATCTATAGGCTACAGCTTTTATTCGTCAGACAACACACAGCCCGCCCcttccaaatcccagctcatgcagcggtaaaaaaaaacaaaaaaaacacacacttatgaattgaaaaggaaaaagacagatttaacaaaataagttgaaagttttttttttcttaccagcAGCTCGTGAAGTTATTTGTTCCCACGTCGTCCTAGAAATAGCACGTGCGTCTTGTCTCCTGCCGATAAAGGGGGAAAAGGCGCCAGCCAAGAGCAGTTTGGGGGCAATTTAAAGAGCCGCCCTCATGGGAGCTGAAACACTGGAGGGCGGAGATATGATAAATGGGCCACCAACAGTAGGTCTACTGGAggagcaccccccccccccctccccctccctccctcatcctccTGGAGCCTCCATGTCCCCCAGGTCTCatcacaaaacacagaacagcaCGTGTAAAAGTTTAACAATACGTTTCATCTGCAGAATAAATAGTTCTTATTAACAGGAAGTGTTCAGCAGCACATCCCACAGTCTCCACGGTGATGGAGAGGGAGCTGTGATGTAAACACAGGCCTGCTTTACGCTCGGAAAGGCATTTCTTTATGTTTTCCTCCTAAATTGAAAATGATTTCCTACACTGGTGGAAAAAAAGTGTCCAGATGTtttgcttgagtaaatgttGCAATACCAGAATGTAAAACTGCTTCATCGCAAGAAGTCCATTCaaattttgtatgttttatgcaaaaaaaaaaaaaaaagtgggctATTATCATCAGTAATTAGGATGTCAGTGTTGTAGTTGGTTGtagaggtggagctcattttaatcgACATCATATTTTATTGGGTGGTCTGATTAAGCAACATGactgatgacatttttttaaaatttacaaTCTTAATTTGGAAAGGGGCTCCTAAATATAGCCGTCAGATGAATGTACTAATGTAAAAAAGTAgaatgtttccctctgaaaagTAGTAAAGTggagatatatatttatagtagcatgaaataaaaatacaagtaTCTGAAAGCTGTACCTGCATTCAGTGTCTGAGTAAAGTATCTGGTTGTTTCACAGCCCTTACTGTGATTTTTATACATACGTATGATGAATTTATTGAAATTCAAGCCAAGATAGAAAGATGTGGGTGTAGAAAACTGTGGGCAAACAGGTGTTGTTTTATTGCAGCCACTTTatcattgtcattttatttataaaggtGTGACCAGAACGCTCTTTGCTCCCGGGAAAGAACTCACCTTGACTCATCTCATCTTCTATTACTGTCCAGTGGCAAACTTAACGTATTTTGGGCAAGTTTTTGAGAAAAACCCCTCCTGCCATTGTCCTCCACGGACTTTCTGAAGTTACTTAAATTTTGTCTCTGTCAGTAAAGTGAAATCATTGCGGCACAAACTGTGTGTTCTCTTGTCTGGCTGCAAATATTTTGGAGCGTGTTAGAGCAATGACTCCAAACTTTACTGTATTGTAACCCTTTAAAATTAAGCAATGTCCACTTGCGACCCACCATCAAAGGTTGCATAATGTCAGAGTTATAATTAAGTCAACCGTTAATAGATTCATGGATCGAGATGAAATATTTGcagaaaatgtcactttttgctgttttcctgtCCTGTTATTGTCTCACGTCCACTCATACTTATCTTGTGATCCTTTGAGGGAATTCTGATGTGTTGCTGTGGTTAAGTTAGACTGGTGTTATTGGTCCGTATGGTTTCAGACAGCTCTTGCGTTGTTTTAAAAGTCTTACGTGGggtgaaatgttttcatcagtGAGTATGATTTTATAATCAAATCTCGGTCTAATCCTGATTTTTggcatattttgtgttttctgtctgattttCACTGTTATTGCTGTCTATTGGCCCAGACactgttaaaacacattttcaatttcaattaaGCATTCCACGTTAAGTAGAAAAGATTACAGTCAGTGTCAGTTACTGACTTATGAAAGTAGACCATTTTGGATGAAAGTTTCTCGACTCTGAAAGGCTGAGAAGAGAGGGCAAAGCTCAAATACTTTCGGAGAAACTGAAATTACACATAATAAACAGAAAATCATGATTAGTCCTCCGTTCTTTGCCAGTTGATCAGTTGAACTGGCCGTGCAGGCGTTTCATACCTAACGCCACTGGAGAACAGGTAGGTACACGTGATGGATGTGATTGCAGCTGTAGCCTCTCAGCGAACCATCCTCACATTATATGTGAATATAAAGTTATTTCCACCCTTGAGCAAAGCGAGTCTATGTGCTCCTCCAGCTTAGGACAATTAATTAAGTAAAACAACTCCTACTGCCTCTTCCACTCACACTGGTGGACCCTTCATGTTGTTCCCACTCTGTGTTGATGTGACCGTTTCACATCTGAAACAGATAAACATCTGATGTCTATTCCAGGGGTGTGGTGAGAAGTTATACAGACACTCTCAACTGTGTTCTAATCAAACCACCTACTAGTCCGTTCACACAAGGGTTTCACATGTAAATGACCTGCCCATCTGGAGTTGATGGGTCCTCTACTATGCAATTGAAAACTGATACCGAGAGTGTAGAGTGACCTGAAAGTGGTCAAAACAGGCTGTTTACAGTCGCCTGTGCGTATTTCACCTCTCCATCTGTTTTGTTCTCATCTCAAAGAACTTGCGAAcactttaaatgattttatcGCTCTGAGGCGTTTGGAGGTAGCGGATTGGACGGCAACATACTGTACGTACATGATGAGAGGAGTGGGAGTCTGGTGAAATGGTGATTGGATAGGGCATGAATGAAGAGAGCGCTTTTCTCAATGAGTCCAATGTTCTCCTCAGCATGTGCTTGCCTTGCATGCcacccccttccctccccaTTTCTCACTCTATTCACTTCCTTCCTCTCTATCTTCCACAACTACTCCGGCCCCATCCCCCACACCCTCACATATCTCTGCCATACCCACCCCCTCAGTGTGTGGATGGAGACGGAGAAATAGGTCcactctgttgtgtgtgtgtgtgtgtgtgtgtgtgtgtgcgcgtgcgtgtgtgtgtgtgtgtgtgtgaatgttgtccCTCTCAACCACTGGCACCACCTGGAGACGGATGAGGGGACTGGATAATGTGACTGATCACAGATGATGCaagacaaatatttacattcTATATTcaggtgtgaaaaaaaacacaagtggttACAAAATTTGCAAAATCAGTGCAGACACTGGAAGATGATAAGAGAGCCGAACAGCGTTTCATCCTGTCATATGTCAAGAAGGTTGGGCTTTAAATTTGAGAGCATAAATTTACGAATACACATAAAAAATTTCTAATGTTCTTCCAGAGCAGTTTATGGCTTTGAAGGGAGTTTTTTTGTATCTTAATTTGATGCTTTCCAACAAAAAAATACTGCAACGAActgaatattattattgtgtggATACAGGACATATACAAGTAAACCACTTGAATACAAGACGCCTGTGTTACTCTCAAGGACAGAATCATTTTACAGGATGTAAATGAACGTCCTAGAAAATTGTCGCCTTATTGAAACATGCaatcaggtcaaaatgttgGTTAAATAAAGTCATTGTTCATTCAGTTCCATTCTCAATCAACACTCAATTTCCTCCACTCACTGTAGTCACTTTATTTGGCCCTTGGATTTTGAGGACTGAGATTTATTGTAAAAGCATATTTATATCAGGATTATCAAAAACATCCGATAGCACATTTGGATTAAAGTTAACCAAAATCAGAACACGGCTCCTTATCACAGCCTGACGAATAAATGTTTTCCGCACCAGAATGACCTGATCTCAACCTGTGGCACAAGAAAACAAACCGGTGAGTCGCTTTGAATTGAAATGCTAATGAAATCTTAGCAGAGACAACGCTTCCACATCAGACGCCCTCTTCGCAGCCTTCTCCTGGCTCGTGaactctgctgcagctcagggCAGACAGAATCCTATTAACCATCAGGGGGGTCTTGGCCCACTTTGGCATGCTCACCCTTCCCCCcacctcctgccctcctcctaTATGCTCATCCGTCTTCCCCTCCAGCACGCTCTCCAGCTCATTCAGGCGATCCATTTTTAGGTGCTGTGTAAACCGCAGGACTGCGGCAGCCAAACCAACTAACAGATGTGGACAAAACATCCTATTCCTGCCTGCGCCTGGGATTCCCCCTGcttgtgctgctgttggccCTGGATGAGCCTGAACATGACtaacgcacacatacacacacgccactcacatcctccctctcGTCCTCTgaagaggagatgagggagGGTCGGgtaggggaggggggggagagagagcaggagagggggacagagagagaaaatccgttgggaggggagaggaaaagtgTGGGAGCAGTTGAAAGGCAAGGTGGGCGGAGATGGGaatatgtgtgtgggtgtcatTTATACTTTGTGAGGGGGCGGTTGGAGTTTAGTGGGCGGGGGATGAGGCCCGGCTGATTCAGTCAGCTCATGAGTAGTATctgactcacacaaacacaggaagtagCGCGTGCTGCTTGTTTAGTGAACACAGCTCTGTATTTATGTGATACTTCCACAAGCGGGGAATAATAGGAGCTCTTACACTACCTAATTTCACCTCAGTAGGTCGGTCACTGAGTCACCGCTCCACTCTCCCTTTCAAATACTTTCATATCCACATCCTGAGAGTTTTGGACTGAGATCCAGTGGGTGCATCAGTCATACTGTGACTCAAGCTTGTGTAATTTCTTAGGGTGAACACAGTGCCATATTTGAAACATCCTTTGGCAACAACAACCTTAACATGCCAAAAAGATCTTTTATGttcattctttttaaatgaGTTGTTCTAT
This sequence is a window from Pempheris klunzingeri isolate RE-2024b chromosome 11, fPemKlu1.hap1, whole genome shotgun sequence. Protein-coding genes within it:
- the hmga1a gene encoding high mobility group AT-hook 1a: MSDKGTVSPKEKEATERRGRGRPRKQPQVKTSDEPSGSPTPKRPRGRPKGSKNKTAGKGKKAAAAPSAGGKRRGRPKKEEKEEKASQESSEEEEEEDQ